A region of Chelonoidis abingdonii isolate Lonesome George chromosome 8, CheloAbing_2.0, whole genome shotgun sequence DNA encodes the following proteins:
- the LOC116823006 gene encoding deoxyribodipyrimidine photo-lyase-like: MSQKRRNRQARDAEKITASPAGSGDAARTGAAAAPRGQLKGKRKVLAEPSGAEMLTVDKRRREGEVAEGGGAGSLGEAVRQARLRFAPSVQDFKYNKKRVRLVSQDSYLKDAAKGVVYWMSRDQRVQDNWAFLYAQRLALKQQLPLHVCFCLVPKFLEATIRHFGFMLKGLQEVAEECQELDIPFHLLIGFAKDVLPAFVVGRGIGGVVTDFSPLRVPMQWVEDVKERLPGDVPFVQVDAHNIVPCWVASDKQEYAASTIRRKIHDRLSEFLTEFPPVIKHPYPSAAPAEPIDWNACHASLQVDCSVKEVTWATPGTAAGLAVLESFIGERLKSFGTDRNNPNRAALSNLSPWFHFGQVSVQRAILEVQKYRSKYKESVDGFIEEAVVRRELADNFCYYNRNYDKVEGAYNWAKTTLKLHAQDKRSHLYELKQLEEGKTHDPLWNAAQLQMVHEGKMHGFLRMYWAKKILEWTRSSEEALKFAIYLNDRYELDGRDPNGYVGCMWSICGIHDHGWTERAVFGKIRYMNYAGCKRKFNVGQFERRYDPHQLGQ, from the exons ATGTCTCAGAAGAGAAGGAACCGGCAGGCACGTGACGCGGAGAAGATCACGGCCAGTCCTGCTGGCAGCGGGGATGCAGCGAggactggagctgctgcagcaccccGGGGGCAGCTGAaaggcaaacggaaggtcctggcaGAGCCCAGTGGGGCGGAGATGTTGACCGTGGataagaggaggagggaaggggaggtggcagaggggggaggagctgggagcctgggggAAGCCGTGAGGCAGGCGCGGCTGCGATTTGCCCCCTCTGTGCAGGACTTCAAGTACAACAAGAAGCGAGTGCGCCTGGTCTCGCAGGACTCTTACCTCAAGGATGCCGCCAAAGGTGTTGTGTACTGGATGTCTCGAGACCAGAGGGTGCAAG ataaCTGGGCTTTCCTGTACGCTCAGCGCCTGGCCCTGAAGCAGCAGCTCCCTCTGCACGTCTGCTTCTGCCTGGTGCCCAAGTTTTTGGAGGCCACCATCCGTCACTTCGGCTTCATGCTGAAAGGCCTGCAAGAAGTGGCCGAG GAGTGCCAGGAGCTGGACATCCCCTTCCACCTGCTCATCGGCTTTGCCAAGGATGTGCTGCCTGCCTTCGTGGTGGGCCGTGGCATCGGCGGAGTGGTGACAGACTTCTCCCCGCTCCGTGTCCCCATGCAGTGGGTGGAAGACGTCAAGGAGAGGCTCCCAGGAGATGTGCCCTTTGTACAG GTTGATGCACACAACATTGTCCCATGCTGGGTTGCCTCAGACAAGCAGGAGTACGCAGCCAGTACAATTCGACGGAAGATCCATGATCGGCTCTCGGAGTTCCTCACGGAATTCCCTCCCGTCATCAAGCACCCGTATCCGTCCGCAGCCCCGGCAGAG CCCATAGACTGGAACGCCTGCCACGCCAGCCTGCAGGTGGACTGCTCGGTGAAGGAGGTGACTTGGGCGACACCGGGGACGGCCGCGGGGCTGGCTGTGCTGGAGTCGTTCATAGGCGAGCGGCTGAAATCCTTCGGCACCGACCGGAACAACCCAAACAGGGCAGCACTCAGCAACCTCTCGCCGTGGTTCCACTTTG GCCAGGTCTCCGTCCAGCGGGCCATCCTGGAGGTGCAGAAATATCGCAGTAAATACAAGGAGTCGGTGGATGGGTTCATCGAGGAGGCGGTGGTCCGCAGGGAGCTGGCCGACAACTTCTGCTACTACAACAGGAACTACGACAAGGTGGAAG GTGCGTACAACTGGGCCAAAACCACCCTGAAGCTCCACGCCCAGGACAAGAGGTCTCACCTCTAcgagctgaagcagctggaggaggggaagacgCACGACCCGCTCTGGAACGCTGCCCAG CTCCAGATGGTTCACGAGGGGAAGATGCACGGGTTCCTACGCATGTACTGGGCCAAGAAAATCCTGGAGTGGACCCGCTCCTCCGAGGAGGCCCTGAAGTTCGCCATTTACCTCAATGATCGCTATGAGCTGGACGGCCGGGATCCCAACGGCTACGTAG GCTGCATGTGGTCCATCTGCGGGATCCACGACCATGGCTGGACCGAGCGGGCCGTGTTCGGGAAGATCCGTTACATGAACTACGCTGGCTGCAAGAGGAAATTCAACGTGGGACAGTTCGAGCGCAGATACGATCCCCACCAACTGGGCCAGTAG